The sequence GTAGAGtaatgggatgtagtttgtgcccacatgccctatttttgcaggcccagtcacctACAGTATATTGTAATATCAAGCTTAGAAACAAAATTATGTGCATAAACCACATACTTTCAAGAGATCATTGATAGTAGAGTACATTTGCCCTGAAGGAGCATCCCAGCCAAAGTCAATAAGAGATGCCTTGTTACCATCAGCATCATAGCCAACGGCCATCTTTGAGATAATACTGTGGAAAGAAATTACGTATTAGTTATAAATACATTCCATTACATACACATAAGCATACGTATACTTGTAGCCTGTATTGCATTAATACAAACCTTTTTGTATAGTCAAATCCTGTATTAGCTAGACCCAATGGTTGCAGGATGTGTTTTTCAACATATTCCTCATATTTCATTGTGGGATGAACCTTCTGAACTATGCAGCGACCAAGTAATGAATATGCTAAGTTACTGAAAAGAGATACAATTAAAAGACAGGTTTAGGTATAATACAATGTAACCagatagtaataataatacaacCTGAACATATTGTTGCTTTAGGTGTAATAATGACTCATAAATAAACATGATTGTAATAATCATAAATATTCACATGTGAATATTGTAGAATATTCAATAGGCAAGAGCCATAATATGCCACTACTGAAAAATGGGCACATGCCATGCGTTtactattattaattttaatgtcaAAAGAATGTGCAATAATGATGAATAATATTGCACAAAGCTATATGGCAAAGGTTGTAAATAGACAGTATGGTAGTTGTATTTCTGACAAATTGCGAAAATATGTATATCTTTACGAAAATAAATTAATATCTCTCAAATATCAACAAAGCATGTTATGTGTCTTTCAGAAATTTTATCAGACATACTGAACAATTGTgagtatgtactgtacaaataCTGGTTGTGTACCATCAGACTATGATTGAGTTAGATTGTACACAGCCAGCATTTCCAATTTGCAAGAATCTGAAACTTACTGTATGGCtatacctgcctgcctgcctgcccatgTCTATGTTTTGTGGCTGAAATTGTGACTACTGCCACAGTGTACTTCATGATCAAACTTTTCCGCACAGAAAAACAAACCATATTATGAAACCACTAACCTGTATGATGGTATGGTCCATGAAGGAAGAACCCTATACTGAAGGCTTAATCTTTTTAATATCTCTTGTGTATCCAGTGGACAGGAGTTCTCTGTAGTAGCATTACTATAGCAAGGTGCCTCCCGTGGAAGACCAGACAACTGTGAAGCTAATTGCCTGTAAATTGacacaaaaaaaattcactGTATTTACCACTGCAGTACTTACatataaattttaatattgTATATACTGTTATGCTATACTATGGAATCAGTCTAAACATCATCACCATTGAGCCAGGACTTTTTTGGCATTAATAAACAAGTGGCTAATTTAGAGTGGTGGATTAGTGTATAACATACCCTTTGTTATCATTTGAAAACAATTAATGCTGACCTTTATATATACAGGTGGTTATTAAGACAGTGCCATACACACACGTCACATCTATGTACAGTAAATACTGCCATTATCTGCATACTATTACCTAGCTGTCATATCATACTATTACCTAGCTGTCATATCATACTATTACCTAGCTGTCATATCATACTATTACCTAGCTGTCATATCTCATTAAAATAATAGACTAGTATAGTAGGACCTATTTATCTGaccccttgattatctgaacagtataaATAacctgctctattagagtatttcgccaTTAGCCGAACTTTCTATTAGAatcagtgtatgttctattagagtagttgaactgAACTCtacatataaatgaatggggTTCATTATCCGAACAAATTCAGTTATCAGAATACTCTTATGATTGAATTGGCACAAaagtgtttggataatagaaGTCCTACTGTATTTGGCTTATACTTATACTTGTGAACAAAAGTACAAGTTAAATAACACAGCATGTATCAACAAATaagtatatatgcatacatacaagtGTAAGGTAAAAATAGAAAATTtgcatttgagtagggatcatataCAAATAAAACAAGGGAGGAGTCATCTATACTTGCAGCTATACTAGCTATGGGGATTGAATTCCTACCTCAGTCATACACAGCCTGTCAAcagtattatataattatatagccatgactgaagtatggATTAAATGCTCACTAATATAGTTGCTGGTATAGATGACCTCCGCACATCTCGGGCAGAAGTGatgccaaacagtgaagaaTCATAGTaggcagagttgggggtaacgtgttacatatgtaatgcattatgtaataatattacttttacagtaacgagtaatataacacattacaacaaagtagcgagtaatatgtaacaaatATTACATCTGGAAATTGTAATGAATAAAACGcgttacttccttttaaggtGCATTGTATCCAGGCATGTGATTGATTACATTTTGGGTACAGACAAGACTGGAGACAGCGTCATAGGTatggacaaagaatgatagtgcATGGGGAGTAcccttgaggccaagatacaacaacaaagtatgtatttgtggctgaactacaccagagaaacacgTGTCTCGTttgtgtcacttgtagttgtaggctggcagctagcttgtatttagaaggttggacttactttagagtttgtaatgaacaaatgtaataagtaatattattactagttacagcccttagagtagcgagtaatatgtaactcgtttcttttttcagtaagtaatatgtaactgtagcgcTACATCACATacaagtaacgagtaatatgtaactagttacatttttagtgtaatGACCCCAACCCTGATAGTAGGTAGTTTTGGGTCACTCTGAAGATATTTATGAGTTTGGCTCTATATATATACCTATAACCAGTGCTGTCAagttgttatgaaggaaatAATAGACTGGATGTATGATGTATTTTTGTGCAGGAAGTCTAAACCTTCATATCCCTACTATACCGTATTACCATGATGTGCATGATATCTAGTCACTCCGTATTcatacctacctacctacctacctacctacctcaGAGTAACAGTATCATCTGAGTTGTAAGGATCTCTAATAGAAAACTTCAGGCAATAATGTGACAGTGGTTCATCTAGAGAATGGACGAGTCCTTCatggtacaactgaaacaaTGTAATTACCTAAATACAATATGAAGTACATACTATAACACAACTATATAATACTAACCACAAATATCTTGCTCACACTTCCAATACGAAATATTGTGTCAGCACCCGGTAGTTCATCAGGAGGACCTTTATGCTTCACACCAATACcttgtgtgtactgaaatgtatCCATGTATTGAATCCCAAATACTGCTCCAGGCTAGTAATATTACATCTTGGTAAGTtatatacaaatacatgtacattaaagtAATAGCACTAAGTCATAAAATTGTGGAAATTGTGCCTTGCAAAATTACAGACAAACAAAGGATTGTGCTTATGTTAGCACTCATAGCATATTGTGGTCCAACTACAGTATTATAGCATTATTTTTACAATTTTTAACACTTTTATTGATATCCATCTTTTTTGCTATTTTCTCCCATGTAATGTCATTTATTCTGATACAGACAACTTTGCAAGATAATGCAATTTTTATGTTTGCAGAATAACACAACCGAATGTATTATTGGAAATGTTTTTAGTGTTTTAACAACTGATTGTTTGCTATTACTCTAATCTTGGCTCCATataacatttatttatttattcagtAGTAATTAATCACACAAGTAGTTTAGGAGTTTATTTTTTATGTTTTGCTCTAACAGTACACAAGAAGTATTATAGTACATCACACACAATTAACAACTGCAATTATTTACAGATACAGTTACATTCCCCGCACTTACTGCTGTGTTAGGATCAATGACATTGCTAAAAGTCTTCTCAACATTTTCAATAGCCATACTGATGTTATCAGGAAGTGGTGAGGGTAGTGGTTCAAAAGTGCTAGGATGAAATGGACATGGTCCACTTGTAGCATTCAACTTTTGATAAGGTAAAGGAATGCCCTGGATGTGAAATACACCCACAAGTAAAGTTTCTACAGACTTAGGAATTAAAACAatgaaaatataataatatataacaCCACCATGCACTATACCATTGGCACTTAggccgcctttcctttgttcatagcattgccgtatcaagaaaggtggccaaactcaaactatttattgctatcagagaatctacacattgctttattgagaatcaaatctgtgtggcatttatgaagatgctcacacacttaaaaactagcagcatcacatagttctcattaacactttaacaataatattgtattattagcTACTATTAATTTTCCAACTTGCACAGCACATGGccacattatgatatcattactttttgtcgcagttaccTCTGTTTTACTTGGACGTGcagtttttttacagctataagctgtttttggatgggtatatacgtatatgtaatttgtataattactgataaaatcaaaaattgtTCAAGtgttaaaaatctgctttaaatcttGATTCTGATTAaatctttttttcttcctgtagtaaagaaaaaaaagccccaaagccggcctatcggccataggtcggctttgggctatataaaaagaagtgatatctaatcaaaacagccgagctgtaaaaaACGAGTGTGCCCccaaaaaggttatggtgaaaaaagatgtgaaatccaaggtggcagccaagaaatggctgtgatgataggttaatgatcaaaattttaataacagaaattcaggtgaatttggtgccgcttggtcttggcacaaaattcacctgaattgttgttattaaaattggccgccaccttggatttcacatcttttttcaccatacccTCTTTGGgagtcgcactcttttttacagcttggctgttttggattagatatacctTAACAAGAGTAATctgattccataaaaatttccCAGGCTACAATAAATAAATTGGTTTATTAATTGTTTATGGCACAATTTAAAGTGCTCAAACCTTATAAATGGTTTATCATGAAATGCCCCAAAAATTGCTTCTCTAGCACTTTCAGTGGCaatattaaaaataaatacATATCATGTTAAGGCTTCTCATATCATATACGTAGGCTAAGCAGCTGCTATGGAATTGGAAACCAGTCAGTAAAATCTCTAAAACTGCCTTTGATACAATTGGATTTAGATAGACAGATTGACATAGTGATGCTCTGTTATTACTTGAATATTTGCTACTACAAAACATACCTGCACATCATTTTACCAGTATATATTTGGCTGAATGACCATGATTACTTAAATCAGAAATGAAAATATTTTTCTGCAAATTACTGTATGGTAAATTTTCTGGTAGCCATGTACACTAGATATAATTTTGACATGTATAAACATGGTTAGTTTGCTTTTGACAACACTATATGCACCTGGCTCCCAGCATAATCACCATGTCTAAGTCATCTAACTATAAGCTAGCTTGCATATCAATTAACTTGAAACATTGCTGTGCAAATACTATTATAAAGCTGAGCGATGGTGGCAATTGATCAATTGTTGTTATAGTGAGTAACAATCGTGATAATGATAGTACACATGTAGTTGTGCTTTTGTGATAAATTGTGCATACCCCAAACATTGGATAACAGAAGCAAAGTTAGCAAACGTGATATTTTTGAAGCCAAAAAACCAGTAGAACAAAGATAACATTCAACTGTAATGGAAAGACAATGCAATAACAATTTTTTTCCAAtggagtgttagaaaagcagaCATGTGAGTTGGATTATTTATATGTGGGTTGAGTGTCCTTGATAATATCATGATACTAGTATGTTCAGTTATCAGAACCAGGTGGGTTGTAAGAGTGATGTTGTATAAAACAAAGCACTTCAGGAGGGGAGTGGGGAATAACCATACCTCTTACTATAATGTATCACCTTTGTTACAATGTTAGACAGCACTGGAGTCATTCTAAGCTAGCTCACCTGGATTACAGGCTATCGTGctataaaagttactatcaaatcGTGATaatgatagttgtactatcacTCAGCTCTACATGTAGTAAATAGAAGCagtaacacacacatgcacacacaacacacacacacacacacacacacacacacacacacacacacacacacacacacacacaatcatgcAGATTCACAATAACTATAGAAGAATTTAAGGAAATTAGTTTCGATTTGTTTTGTACTGTGATGCCCTATTTAGGACTTTGCTAATGAATTACAATTATTAATATACATCTAATACATAATTTTACAGAAGCAGGTGGCATACAAAATGATTACAGCTGCAGTGTGTAATATAAATTTCAGGCATGTGCAGATACATTATATTGTCAGGACACTGAAAcagttgagtggacatcaaaCTATTTGCCTGAACATTtaaacttttgttgtttctccGTTTGTACATGTGTTTCTGCCAACTTAAATGTTTGTTTCAAACATTCAGGTCACCAATGTACTGTACCACTGATCACTACTCAACCACTCACTATAACAGtgagcaaaaaaaaacaaaaaaacaacaacaggaAACTGTAGTGTTTAGGGTACTCATATAAGAGCTTCTATGGAACCAATTCTGTTATTGGGGCTTTTATAGGAAGGAGTCATAAGGCCTTCTGTGCAGTGCCGCTGAGAAGATTTAGGAGGCCCAGGGAAAATTTAGAATGTGGCGCCCCATAATTTCAATAAAGAAAAGTAGACAAAAGAACATTATAGCTAAGTAGCTACTAGACTACAACTAAACGCAAACTAGCTACTAACTGATAAGCTTATTAACAGTTTTAGCAAGCAAACCAAGCTAGGGGCATCACCCCCAGGAAACTTAGACTCTCTGAAATTGAATATGAGAGTATTTTACTAGAACAAGCTTAGCTAAGTAGCTACTAGACTACAAGCTACTAACTTATAAGTTTATTGACAGTTTTAGCATGCAataatctaggggggtctgggggcatgcaccCCAGGaatgtttgaaaattagactctcTGAGTTTTACTATGAGAGTGATTTTATAAGAGCAAGCTGACTACAACTAAAGGCAAGCCACTAGCTACTAACTGACAAGCTTGCTGACAGATGTAAAGCATACCAATCCAGGGGGTCTGGAGGAATTCCCCCAGGAAagtttgaaaattagactctcTAAGATTACATATGAGAGTAATTTTAATAATTTACCACAGTATAATTGGATTGTTGTATTAGGGGAATTGTTGTATTAGGGCATCTCAAGTTTAAATTTTACAGCAAGCTTTCTCCCAAATATATACCACCTAGGAAATTATTGTACCCTATGCCAGACAGTTTTTTTCAACAGTTAGTGGACTCTATAACTAAACATTTGCTGtactagggtgactgttctattagagtattttgatattaTGTAGAAGTCACACTGTCTATATCAGCGCATTATAAGATATATTACGAGTAATGGTCTGCTGCCACTGCTGCATTGGATTGCTATGGATCTTATTGAGCTTGGATGGTATCTCTTATACTGAGGCTTCCTATGTATCTTTGAGTATACAAGAAAGATTTACACTGTTGTACAtatattttattgtagctacGTGTGGATAAGTAGCTATGGGGCAGATACTACTGTACGAGGCCCCTGGAGGCCCCTTACTAGATGGGACTCAAGGCAAAATGTCCCAGTTGCCACCCTGTCGGCGGCCCTACTTCTGTGAATGAATTTTGTATTGTAGCTGCATGGTCAAATTTTGTTAGTGCTGCTATTAGTGGTTTATCTGTATAGTCAAAAGAAAATTGTACAAGATGTACTGACATCTTGCTCATTGTTTTTAAATAGCTAAGATACACAAGTGAATACCACTACCAATGGCTAACAGGTTGTAACTGAGACAAGTAGGTTAgcataacataatattattaatgtgTTAACCTCAGAGTTTACTTTTGGTAtggcttgtggtcaccacaaaccatcaacacatgaCTTAAATACATGCCAATAtaatagtgatgtgcaatattaAGATATTGGTTTCAGCACGATATCGATATGATAATtggtaaaatattgaaattttgaTACTTTTTtggtattttttttctttagaatatttttttcttttgattaatTGCGTGGAACAAATTTTCATAATTAGCGGCTATGCTTTATAGAATTTGTGATGGAGGTAATAACAAGCCTTGGAAACTGGTAGACActttttaaaatggctaaactGTACAGAACTGAGCTTCATTTCTACCATGATCGCACAATCACAcaccaaaagttgtaaattaccaaaatattactcaatatattgaaaattgtagcaaaaatattgactatacgataaatattgatatcagttataaaaatattgagattCGATATGATATtggtatttttttaaatattgcaaTGTTGATAATTTTTCGGTATATTGCACATTACTACAATATAACTATGcctggcctccctcctagcctgTCACGAGTGTATGTAGTAACAATTCTATGTGTAGCATGCAACGCATGTGCACAACACAGACTAATGCACATAACTTGTGCTTGAAATGAATCTTAGTGAATCATTCTAATCAGTGACTATGGTGACAGGAGTAAAACACGATAGTGTGCTACAATGACGTTTTCATAACCACTCACCCGTAATCCTTGGTACGGGCTTGATACCTGTAAAGGCAAGTAATTCACATTGCTAGATCAGTAATttcatgttttttttgttgttatgTAGTGTCATTGTCCTGCTATAAACATATGAGCAATGACGGAATCCAGACAAAAGATGCCACTTTCACTACCTCCCCTAGTGCCCCTCAAAATACATGCCCCACAAGCGGCTGAGAATTGGAAACTCTCCAAGAGGGCATGGACTAACTACGTCCTGGCCACCGAACTTGACAACAAAGTTGAACAGATTCAAGTCATTATTTTGCAACTTTGCTAACAGTAATTAGCGAGGAAGTACAGGAAGTGTTTGCTACTTTTGACTGGGCCCACAAAGGAGATGATGCAAAGATCAAACCAGTACCGACCAAGTTTGCTGCTTACTGTCAACCAAGGAAGAGTATTCCCTTCAAGCGATACTGTTTCAACCGATGTGCTCAAGAGCCTGGTGAGACTTATATACAGTACCACATGGCTTTGCGCAAGTTAGCTGATACGTAGCTGATTCTGGGTCATTGTAAATTATTTTCATCTGCTCGTTCATAGTTTCTGAAGTACGACATTACATCTATCCTTGTAAGTGTGAGGTTGGAATCTCGAAGCAGAGTTTTATGCACCTTATCCCAAATACAAGCTGGTCTCTCGGAATCTCATCAGGGATGATGTTGTGAAAATCACAGAATCAGTAAAAGCTGTCGGATCATATAAAGCCCAATATGCACCTCAAACTAGAAGAGGAGACAGTGTGAAGCAGGCTACTGTTGAAAAAAAGCAAATCTTTACTGCGAGAGTTTTGGAACTGTGGCCGGTAGCATGCATATTACAAATGAGAACTGTGCTCAGCCTTTGGCAAGACATATGATAGGTGTCATAAACTCAACCACTTTGCTAAAAAGTGTTGCAGTAGGAATTGGGAAAGACATCAAACCTGTGGAAGACCATGATGATGATATAGGCACCATAGGCACACCAATGGACACTAAGGAAGTTGTTACAGGCATGACTGATAAAGAAAGAGATGAAGTGTTTTCTGCACAGATATCTGCTCAGGCCCTGAATGACTCACAATAGCTGACAATACAGGTTAATTCAAAGGGACATGTATGTAAGTTTTCAAATTGAAAAAGGTGCACAGTGCAATGTAttgcctgttacacagtacaAAAAAGCTACTGGAGATGACCACGTGCTTCCAGACAACTCACATATAACAGCATATGGCGGGACCAAACTTCCAGTGGTATGCAGAGCACGTTTACAAGTACAATGACTTGGTATCCGATACACAATTGACTGCAAGCTCACTGACAGTCCAACTGTCCAGCCGTTGTTAGGCCATAAAGCATGCTTGACCATGAAAGTAACTGCGTATTTACATAATGACAAATTAAACAAACCGCAGATATGTCAGACAGTAGTGTGCACAATTGACAGTGCAAGCCTCTCATCTATTGAACAAGATTATTGGTGAAGAACTTCCCAATAGTTTTTGGCAGTGGCATTGGCAAGCATAATGGAGAGTACCATAATAGGCTGGTGGAATAGTACAACATGCACCAAGGCATGTCCTTGTGGCAATAAGAGACCACCTTAAGAGAACTTTAGATGAGATAGTGAGAGCAGACATAATCATCCTTGTAACAGAGCCAACCCAATGGTTTAGTTCAATGTTGGTGGTTCCTAAGAAGAATGAAACTTTGCGCATCTGCCTTGATCCCAAATATCTTATTGCTGCAATTCGAAGGGAGCACTACCTGCTACCAATAATAGAAGACATTGCTACCCGCTACCAGACATCGCTACCAGTCTATATGATGCCAAGGTATTCACAGTGCTCAATACatggtttttggcatgtacagcTGGATGAACCATCATCTTATTTAACAACTTTTCACACACCGTTTGGCAGATACTGATGGAAAAGAATGCCTTTTGGAATTAGTTCAGCCCCAGATATTTTTAAAGAAGAATGCATGAGTTAGTGGAAGGTTTAACGGGGTAGAAGTTGTCGCAGATGACTTCATAGTAGTAGGATGAGGAAGTACCGTTTGAAACAGCAGGACGTGACCATGACAAAAATTTGGAAGCTCTCCTCATCAGGTGCAAAGACAGAGGAGTCAAACTAAATGCTGATAAAATCAAGTATGACTATCTAGAGTTCCTTTTATTGGTTGTGTAGCAACAGCAGAAGGGTTATGTACTGACCCTGCTAAAGTTCAAGCCATCACAGAAATGCCACCACCCAAGGATGTGAAAGGCGTACAATGATTGCTAGGATTAGCCCAATACCTTATCAAATTTCTCCCTCATTTGGCGAGTATCACAAAACCACTAGGAGAATTGATGCAAAAGGAAGTAGCCTGGACCTGAGACCATGCTCAGCAAGCAGCACTGGATGATTTCAAAGTGGCTGCTACCAGTACACCTGTGTTCCACTATTATAGTACAGATGAAGAGATCACGTTACAATGTGATGCATCCCAAAGGAGCAGCTATACTGCAGAAAGGTCAGCCAGTAGCCTATACTTCTAGGGCTTTAACTAAAGCAGAGACAAGATACGCACAAATTGAGAGAGAACTTTGGCCATAGTGCTTGGGTGCACACACTTTGAAGCCTGTAGAGATATTGCTATGTAGAGACTGATCATGCGCCGTTGGAAGCCATTGTCCTAAAACCACTTAACAGTGCACCCAAGCGTCTGCAAAGGATCTTACTTCAACTGCAGAAATATACCCTACTGTAGatgtaaagtacaaaaaaatGACATTAGATGTATGTGGCAGATACATTGAACTTTACACCATTGCCTGAAGTGAATGCCTGTGTGTTTTCTACAAATTTGGAGGCTGTGGATCATGTCTCAATGCTGGGCTTCAGTGATGATCACATTTAATAAATTAAACATGCATCACTGGATGATCCTGTTTTTCAAGTGCTCCGTAAAATTATTGTAGATGGCTGGCCTGACGACAGGGACAGTCTATCTGACTGTATATGAGCCTACTATGATTTTCGAGATGAACTTACAGTG comes from Dysidea avara chromosome 4, odDysAvar1.4, whole genome shotgun sequence and encodes:
- the LOC136254633 gene encoding putative beta-lactamase-like 1; its protein translation is MRPPIVEHLDILIVVTLSLNAVVKGIPLPYQKLNATSGPCPFHPSTFEPLPSPLPDNISMAIENVEKTFSNVIDPNTAPGAVFGIQYMDTFQYTQGIGVKHKGPPDELPGADTIFRIGSVSKIFVVITLFQLYHEGLVHSLDEPLSHYCLKFSIRDPYNSDDTVTLRQLASQLSGLPREAPCYSNATTENSCPLDTQEILKRLSLQYRVLPSWTIPSYSNLAYSLLGRCIVQKVHPTMKYEEYVEKHILQPLGLANTGFDYTKSIISKMAVGYDADGNKASLIDFGWDAPSGQMYSTINDLLKVSTFLNSAYGSSQPKSEILPANLVREMGLPVFLNYDGNTLFGTPWEMNFIDSYLVRGKGGDAPGYSAMFGYIPELGLGLSVVVSGTVNLDSAVQAAYNAVIPAFHDFMVSNAAVKIPYPPIPETYMGNFTCPFGAISVNIFKKSKILYADFNYSDGSNNLSYTPALKYHSELELQVYFVTSQMDCLLGEELALNNAWLYFDEPNIHMISPGFFFPILQCKFTRTT